The window GGGAAGCTGGCAGGACGCCAGCGGTCGACCGGCGGCGGTTTTCGACCGTCCGCAGGATTTCGGAATGAAGGGGCGCGCCGCGTCCAGCCCCGTTAGGGATGCCACCAACTGGACGCGGCGCTACGGTCCTCGACCAGCCGATCAAGCTGGGAGGTCACCGATTGGAATTGGGATGTGTGGGATCAGCCGTTGGTGGCGGCGGTGAGATGGAGGTGGCTCAGGGTGGACTGAGAGAGACCTGAAGGGGAAACCTAGGGTATAACTCCTCCATGATCCTTCCTTAGTATCTTTCAGGAAGGGTATGAGTGAGAGTGTATATAGATAACCTAAAGTTGGGCGTGCGCGTGCGTTGAGCGATGCGGTCTGTCAAGAGGCACGAGCCGAACTCGGTCGCGGGCGGTTTCCTCTCCGATAGTGCTGGCTAATCGTCCGTGCCCGACAGGGCGGTCAGTTTCTCTATCCACTAGTGCGGGCCAATCCGAGAAGGGCGCGGATGGGAGAGGTTTCTTCTTCAAGGGTGCGGGTCAATTCGAGAAGCCGCCCCCGGAGCGGTTTCCCTGCTCCAAGAGTGCGGCCTAATCCGAAAAGCTGATCCCAGCTCCTGCCAGCGGTCGATGATCCGGGCGCGCAGCTCGACGCTGTAGCCAGAGACCACGACCATCGTGTCACGGAAGGCAAGGTGAAACTCACGGTATGTCTGGCCATTCTGCGGATGGACGTAGGGGGTCTCATTTCCAGCAATGACACCCTTTGCCCGCAAAGCTCGGTGCGCTCGACCATCGACAGCTCCTTGGCCATGTCGACGGTGAGGAGGTAGTCGGTGCGGGGACGTCCGCCGGTTTTGGACACGGATGTCCGAAAGTCCGCGCCGTCTTCGAACCCGTACTCTTCGACCCGGCGGCCAACCCATTTATGCACGGGTGTCGAGACCTTCAGCCACGCATGCAGCTGCCGCGCGTCAATCATGGTGACCCCATCGCGATCCTGCGGGATCACTGCAGCGTCGAAAGCTGATCGATTGCAAGCTGGATTGGATCGCGGAAGTCGCTATCTCCAAACCAGCGAAGAGGAGAAGCTATGTCGGATCGGGTCGTAATTTCGCTCGACGTCACGTTTGAAGAGGCGCGGGCCATCGCTGAGCGAATTGCGGGTG is drawn from Sphingomonas crocodyli and contains these coding sequences:
- a CDS encoding antA/AntB antirepressor family protein produces the protein MIDARQLHAWLKVSTPVHKWVGRRVEEYGFEDGADFRTSVSKTGGRPRTDYLLTVDMAKELSMVERTELCGQRVSLLEMRPPTSIRRMARHTVSFTLPSVTRWSWSLATASSCAPGSSTAGRSWDQLFGLGRTLGAGKPLRGRLLELTRTLEEETSPIRALLGLARTSG